GACAGCACTTAGCAACCATTTATGAAAAGGAGGGAGACTGGAGGAACGCTGCCCAGGTTTTAGTTGGTATTCCCCTGGAAACAGGACAGAAGTAAGTGTGCTACCGACtgatttatagatttatttattattctaatCCGTTATCTTTAAACTCCCCTTTGTGTCTCTCCTTAGGCAATACAATGTTGATTATAAGTTGGATACGTACCTGAAAATTGCCCGATTGTACTTAGAAGATGATGATCCAGTGCAGGCAGAAGCCTACATCAACAGAGCCTCATTGCTTCAAAATGAGTCCTCTAATGAACAGCTACAGATTCACTATAAGGTACAATCGCCGTAATTATATTATGGTTATATTATGGTCGCTGGGCAGAATATATATTGGTATATTgtagtatattggtagaaggatgctggggttggaactgccaggcaggaggtctagaggaagaccaaagagaaggtttatggatgtagtgaaagaagacatgaagttagttggtgtgagagagggggatacagagaacagggtgagatggaggaggttgattcgctgtggcgacccctgaagggagcagccgaaaggaaaagaagaagatagaGCTGGGCAGAATACCAAGTTTTTAAATTATAACAATATATTTTCCAATGCAGTATAGAATAACACAGTGCTATTTATGCAGTCACTGCAAAGCCATGCTTTAGCCGAGTGGAAGTGGCTCTTTTGCTATTCATATcttatgtgtgtgggtgcagtGGAGCTGTCTGTATTGGCTGTGTACATACACCTGGTCATATAATATATCTTATATTACTGTAGCTGCTGCAGTTAGGAACAACACTATGGGGACCTTTCAGTAAACAatgtctctatgtgtgtatataaattcTTCCTCCTGCTTTCTTTTTTAGGTGTGCTACGCAAGAGTCCTAGACTTCAGGAGGAAGTTCATCGAAGCTGCACAGAGATACAACGAGCTGTCCTATAAGTCCATTGTACATGAGAGTGAACGACTAGAAGCACTGAAGCATGCCCTTAACTGCACCATACTGGCCTCCGCAGGTACCGTCAAGGCTAATGTGCCgagattcatgtttttttcaaaaatgcacCATTCagtcattaaattaaatcaaaataagttgtatattcattaaaacaaacaaccacaaatcATACATTGTACAACATCTAAGGTTAATTACAGGAAGTAAAAAGTTACTACAACACATGCTTTTTATATTAAAGGTTGATTTGTAGCATGAAACCCAAAACAACTtagaggtccagtgtgtaacatttatgaggGTTATTGACAGGGATTGAATTTAGGTGTAgaaatgctttaaaataaaagaaatttaGGTTTTCATTGCTTTAGAAAAGAGGCCACCATTTTGCACCACCATCATGTTTTGACAGCAGCTGGAACTGACAAACCAGTCAGAGcatgcattttgtgttttaaagcagaCGCTTTGACAACAATGTCATTCATTAAGACAGACATCCTTTGTGGTGTACAAATGTGAGCCATAGTTCTGATGTGGTTGGGAAGGGAGGGTCGAGCAAAGGAGTCCTTTGTTGAGTCCACTGCAGTCTTACCATTATATGTCATAATGGACATTTAAATTGTCACCTCACAGGCTACTAACCACATCCCATTTTGACAAGTTTGTAAACaattttccctttaaaaattctttttgaagaacaaaaaaaatccataacaaattaaaacatctggagtcagataacatAATGGGAGATGAATGCATACATGTGTCTGTCACGGCTGGGACTCCTCATCAGCTGAGGTAATGGGGATGACACATGACAGGGGCCGATTTTCTGTCCCATTCCGCCCTTAGCCATAAATAATCCATTATGAAACCAAAGCTGCGGGCTGTACAAAATCTGACCGAGGGCCGTGATTGACCAGCGGGCCGGACGTTGGACATGCCTGGTGTAAATTAAAAGATGTGTTCCCATACCGATCTATAGTATGccccttttttttgcaggtCAGCAACGCTCCCGTATGTTGGCCACGCTCTTTAAGGACGAGCGCTGTCAGCAGCTGGCAGCCTATGGTATTCTGGAGAAGATGTATCTGGACCGTATTATCAGAGGAAATCAGCTGCAGGAGTTTGCTGCCATGCTGATGCCTCACCAGAAGGCCACTACGACAGATGGTGAGTGGAGATAAATGAATGTCTTCACACAGGTGTTTGCTATCACATGTGTCCATCTTATAGTAATGACTTGAGatatttattaaacaaaataCACGtggaaacaacataaaacattgttgtaatcatattgTAAGGCTCCATCTTGTTTTTAATCCATCCAATTATTAGTAAATATCAGCCCAAATTCTGTGTGaaccaaaagacaaaaaacaaattttacCCTGTTTGTCTTGTTAATCCTTCACAAGCAGCAGACACTGAAGCCACATGCAGCAGTTGTTCATACAGCTTTTCTCTATAAGTTTGATACAAATCTGACATaacataataatagtaacatAGATCACAAAGGCATCAGCTACTGTTGACAGTGTtcaccagtgttttttttatgttgaagcAGGGAGAGGACGATCTAAATGATAATACAGACAATTCGTAGATGCAGTTTACAGTAGTAAAGATCTGCTCAACTTGGGGTTGTTAGTTGGAATTAATTATGGGAGTGGTACAAGATCACCAGAGCAGATGCCGGTGAAGTTTGCCAAAGTACAACTAAATGGGCCTCCCATTTATGGTCAGTACATAGTTGGTGTCTCAATAATGGCTTCACAACACTTTCACATGTGCAAGACTGGAAAAGCTGTTAGTTGGAAATGCAGTGTGTTATACAACGAGCCACACTTTGAAGAGCTTTCCCATTGTTTGCGTGATCTTCACCAGTATTTGTCAAAGTGCAGCAGGACACACTTTAATGAGTAAATGGCACAATGTGTCTGAAACGAGACGGGAAATGTTAATCTGTGAAATAAATTTGTTCTCCTGCTTTCACGATCCTCTGGCTCAGGCTCCAGTATCCTGGACCGTGCCGTGATTGAGCACAACCTGCTGTCTGCCAGTAAACTCTACAACAACATTACCTTTGAAGAGCTCGGAGCACTGTTGGAAATCCCTCCTGCAAAGGTGAGAAGCATGGATGAGATTAACAGATTAAAGCACCCAAACCAGTTCTTTGGAAGAGTTAGTTGGATCTAAAATGAactcttctgtctttttctttgtctttaggCTGAAAAGATTGCTTCCCAGATGATCACTGAAGGACGCATGAATGGCTTCATTGACCAGATAGACAGCATTGTACACTTTGAGAGTGAGTAATGAGAACCAGTGTTTTTAACGTTCATGAGCAGAACTTGAATAGTGCATCAAATTATCgttgttttattaaaattcaCTGTTattcactcacttactcatctTCGAACGCTTCATCTTCCACTGGGGGGCGCTGGTGACAATCCACCTGATATAGGAAAGGCGAGGTACACCACGGGCAGATCGCTAGTCCATCACACGGCCACATATAGACAAataaccatccactctcacattcacacttatggtcaatttagagtgtccaatttgcctaatccccatatctgcatgtttttggattatgggaggaaactggagaacccagataAAACCCATGCAAAAGCCACTCACTCtatttggttttaaaatgagCTTAGCTTAgatttacagcttcttaaatgtgaatatttcctggtttccttGAAAACGGATTACGTTTGGTTGTAGAAACTaggttatttgttattttcggtctacaaatgtaatttaaaacaagACACTTTCTTCCACACATCTGAGTGAAACATTAATGCCAAATATGCGTTATGTCTCAAAGTGTTTGCACATTGTATAATTCTAAACTTTTATCTATagtaaagaaaataatcttGCGATATATATCttgaaaatgtgcacatttgaaatatttgcttttcaaggcccttgaacttaatagacatgggtcattgaaagtgcttgaattttgtgcaagaaagaagttgagttgatatttaggttaaTGTCTCTCTCGTTTGTTAAgacaccacctactgtttccTACTGTAGACGAGACCTACACAGAAGAAACATCAAGTTGTAATTATTAGCGCTGTTGtggactctctccctctctccgccattgacgtgagattccgtacagaacaatgagcgagtaacgttaagcaagagagagctaattatgtgatgcctgggaaatgcaaattccaagacaTTTGGCTCactaaagaaaatgacaaagactgactttgtccttgatcccaaggacaatcactcgTCCAGATGCAGAGTTGCCCTGCCATCttatgctgtgttttgtttactcCAGATGACTCATTTTATTCCAGTAAATGACCGTTTATAGATATGAGCCCTCAGTGTGTGGCTTCTTGTTCGCAAGTTGTTTCATTTCTGTGTCTCTTCTTTCATTTCCTGACTAGAGCTTTATTATCAGTATAAATGATCTTTATTATCAGTGGACATCGATTCAAATGCGGATTCGGCATGTGTGGTGTCCTTGGATTTTGACATCATAAGatataatagaaataaatatgtTGTCATAAATCAGGGCTTGTCGAGCTGTAAATTATAACTTTATCTGTGCGTATGCTGTTATTTGAGTCATTAAACCAACTGCATACCTATGTGCAGCCAGTAGGGGGCAACCTCTTCAAGCATGAGTGATAAAGAAATAAGTTGCTGTGCTGTGATGGAGAGTGGTCATTGTGGTcacacataaatgtgttgttccaCTGTCACCAAATGGAAATGTGTTGGTTTCCCTTTctcctgattttcttttttgttgtttttttttaaaccctgacAGCACGTGAAGCCCTCCCCACCTGGGACAAACAGATCCAGTCTCTGTGTTTCCAAGTCAACAACCTCCTAGAAAAGATTCGTACGGCTGCTCCGGAGTGGGCCGCGCAGGCTTTGGAATCCCAGATGACCCAATAAACATTTCCACACTCGCctaaaaaaaccccaccaaCAATCCCCTGCTCCTTCAACCCGTCCGGAAGTTTAGTCTGCCTGCTCGACCACGTCACCACGTCGAGTCCCAGCAACAGAAGTGACCACGGCAAACTCTGCGGCGTCGCCATCACTCATCTGAGAGCGCTAATGTTTTTCACCTTTTCCCACACAACAGTTCAATGtgtctttatatttaaaatctGTGACGGACGAGGTGTTACATAAACTTGGACTGGGAATTTGGATATGAGTCTTCAAATACTGTCATGTCATGttattgaattaaaaaatatacaaacttttGGCCTGTTAAAGCTTTTGCGTTCCAtcagattattattctttttttcaatgcACCATAATGAAATGACAATATTtgtatagttgttttttttgttctggttttgttgtttttttgcatttgtacaATTCTCACTCCATGGGTATGGAATTAAATTCAAAGCTGAGAGAAGTAGTTCAGCCGCATGGTTGTTATTTACGTTCAGTTTTTACTTAAACTAATTAAATTGTTATGTAAATTATCATCATCTGTTTTGGGGCATTCTTATTGAAATCTGAAACCTGATCACCACTGAAAtctaatgcttttttttcatttcaaagtaatttaatgaaaaaaatccactgttttttttgacaaacaataaaacaaattgcaCACAGCAATAAACAACATGATCATACTTAAGCATACAAACAAGTATTTGTGAAGGCCGCACACTTTGAGTCAGCAGTTATCTCCGTCAGAGCCAAAAGTCAACTATTCAGGGAAAGATGGatgcaatgacattttattgttatCATAAATCATGACATTGTTTTCCATCATCACGGTGCGTCACcgccagttaatgtctaactgGATGCAAGATACGACTATAAATTACCTCaaggaaaaaatataaatataaaaaataaaaaagtaaaaaaataaaaataaaaaattcacagaaacattcaattacagattgatttatttgaataataCACTGTGGGATTATGGATCAGAAGCAGTGGATTGAATCAAGGAATCGCACTCTAGGTGTTTCCGCAGTGGCACAACAGCATCTGGAGAGGGCGTAAAGGAAATTTGTGAATTTCAAGTTCATAATGAGAGTGTATACGGTTATTCTCTACGAGTTTCActtgtgtggatgtgtttcaaTTTCCCAGATGCTTACCCACTCAGAAAATGCCTTGCTCCTTTCTGCGGTCGATATCTCTCATCAGTTGGCAGCTTGAGCACCATTGACAACACCAGGAGACCATAAAGTCGTTACACATTGAACCCTAGGAAGAGAAACAAGGTTCTCTTAGAAGGTGCAGCAGTGTTCTGATTCACACTGTTTAACACAGGTCAGTGGAGAGTATGTGTTTCCatttgaaccccccccccccccccccccccccccaagagcTGTGATACCCAAAGACTGGGTCTGGGGCACACAgagggtccccaaacaaatttgcattttcaatttttgaaaaagatttatgtgtatacattttaaataattcctattattttttctgtccttaatttgttttgtcctgcattttttttttttacttttcttaccCATTTTGTATAGGACTGTACCCCTATCTTCACTATAATGTACAGTTACATAGATCAGACACAACATTAACTtacaaaacaagttttaaatcacattattcaaaataaattcattaaaaacaaggtGCAGATATTAATATTAAGCCAGAAACCAGTTTTAActcttagtgctcacacggtgcacccatggtaatttgccatggGTGTTACCATGGgtaactccttatatggacatcctgggtggtgtgtgtttattggtcacatattcaggctttaaaaaatttgattttttttccgtcttcttgtgtattgttgagtcaaagttatgattcattttatatcgcatttttagtagggatataaagtagcaataattgtgcagaagtcacaaaatagggcgttttctttttctttttgttcataaaaacgagccatgtGAACATGATGTATTTTCAAATTTCATAAATTCAACccggttttaaacattttcagtactttttgctcagctgtgtttatagagttggtgaaaattctttttttgtcatcagattgccaagtttgtgctggaaaaaaggatataagacactctatattgcacattcttatagcctctgtattgactgtatgtttaaacagaAATGGAATGCTCTGTTTTCTGAGTTTTAAAGCTGGGGCTGATccgtgtatgtacatatacgtGTATGTGTGCTGAGGTAACGCCGGCTTAGTGGGTCGTAAACCACGTcagttttgtgtcaatattCAGTCAGACACAAAAGACAAGGGATAATTATGTAAAGTGCTTCTGTATGTAATCCTCACGTGAAGCCATGACAAGAATGATTCAGTCACTTTTTATTCCTTTATGTAAACCTAACTTTTAACTTTCAACTCCAGTTATTTCACAACAATACAGAGGCCCGTGAGGAAAGGACATGGAAAGAAAAGGTTGTTTGACTTAAATTAAAAGGATAAACCTCTCCCATGGGTgtgtacatttttcttttttccccccaacctttgtttattttctttcctttcatgTACTCTTCCAGGGTCTCTGgaagtttttctttgttctcaCATGCATAACCTGGGATAATATCATAATACTGgcacaaataaaatattatcttatctttatttgGTGACCTTTTAGAGGACCTTGACCAGGgctggcccaagcctttatggggccctaagatGAATTATTATACTACCTTGGACACATCatgtgcttgactattattattacaaatgtaACTACGGTGGCCGACAAGGAGCAAACGCACCGcaaaacccaaaacacatgcaggaggagaaacgagccGCGTATTCACAAACGTGAGAAACACGCCGCAAAAGACAAATGatgcaaaaccaaaaacacaagcaggagagaaaacaccagcatattcaataaagtagagctgaaacgattaatcgacgaatcgattattaatcgattactaaattaatcgacaactattttgataattgattcatcggtttgaagcttttttcatgattaaaacaagatttccgattgtttaa
This Solea solea chromosome 19, fSolSol10.1, whole genome shotgun sequence DNA region includes the following protein-coding sequences:
- the cops4 gene encoding COP9 signalosome complex subunit 4 isoform X1: MATEVRQELAQLMNSSGSHKDLAAKYRQILEKAIHFTDADQLESLKAFVEAMVNENVSLVISRQLLTDFCTHLPNLPDATAKAVYHFTLEKIQPRVISFEEQVASIRQHLATIYEKEGDWRNAAQVLVGIPLETGQKQYNVDYKLDTYLKIARLYLEDDDPVQAEAYINRASLLQNESSNEQLQIHYKVCYARVLDFRRKFIEAAQRYNELSYKSIVHESERLEALKHALNCTILASAGQQRSRMLATLFKDERCQQLAAYGILEKMYLDRIIRGNQLQEFAAMLMPHQKATTTDGSGSSILDRAVIEHNLLSASKLYNNITFEELGALLEIPPAKAEKIASQMITEGRMNGFIDQIDSIVHFETREALPTWDKQIQSLCFQVNNLLEKIRTAAPEWAAQALESQMTQ
- the cops4 gene encoding COP9 signalosome complex subunit 4 isoform X2 is translated as MATEVRQELAQLMNSSGSHKDLAAKYRQILEKAIHFTDADQLESLKAFVEAMVNENVSLVISRQLLTDFCTHLPNLPDATAKAVYHFTLEKIQPRVISFEEQVASIRQHLATIYEKEGDWRNAAQVLVGIPLETGQKQYNVDYKLDTYLKIARLYLEDDDPVQAEAYINRASLLQNESSNEQLQIHYKVCYARVLDFRRKFIEAAQRYNELSYKSIVHESERLEALKHALNCTILASAGQQRSRMLATLFKDERCQQLAAYGILEKMYLDRIIRGNQLQEFAAMLMPHQKATTTDGSSILDRAVIEHNLLSASKLYNNITFEELGALLEIPPAKAEKIASQMITEGRMNGFIDQIDSIVHFETREALPTWDKQIQSLCFQVNNLLEKIRTAAPEWAAQALESQMTQ